DNA from Elaeis guineensis isolate ETL-2024a chromosome 2, EG11, whole genome shotgun sequence:
atttaattctatTAGATAAGATccaagaaatcttcaaaagattgatCAGAAAAAAGTGTAGTAATGAAAAATACCTTGAACAAAATTTAAACTAATAAAGAACACTAAAATGGTATATTAGACTCTTTCACCTTCTACCATGTATGGACATGTCTATCAGTTTTCAAGAGGGCAAAAGGATATCGCACCAGAGCATGAACCAATATAAATGCCCATAAGAGAAAAGGTAAACAGGTAAGATTTTAGAATCATAAGGAGGCACAAACCAAAAAAAGGTAGGTACAAAGATGACTAGTTGAGGCAAAAGAAGCAAAAAAGCAGTACATTACTAAAGTATGAGAAACCTGATTCAGAAACTCCTCATGCCAGTTGTCAAGAGTGTCAAATGACCTAAGAACATTCACATCATAGACCAGTACACAGCAATCTGCCCCTCTGTAAAATGCGACCCCAAGACTCTGAAACCTTTCTTGTCCTGCTGTATCCCAGATCTACCAAAGAGGCAAACATCTAAGGTTGGACAAAAACCTTGAAACAAAATATCTCtttaaaaataattgattaagtacCAAATAGAATGAGAATTAAGAGCTCACTTGCAAGGTGACAAGTCTGTCATCAACAAGAATCTCCTTGGTAACAAAATCAGCACCGATTGTGGCTTTATATTGCTGGCTGAACTTCTTGTGCACGTATCTAAATAAAAAGTCAAGCAACCACTAGGACAATAAAACATAATTAAACTTCCAACAAGTATGACCGTTTAAGATTGGACAGATGTCCACAAGACAAACATATTTAATAAGTATGCCAGAATAACATATTTAAGCAGACCAGGATTCACCGTAGAGAAGAGGAATTGCAAAGGTGTAGCAACAGAACAAAATTAAACGAAAACATTtctttcagattatatgcattgttcttgatataattttaaatcgtttatttacaataaaaactagaaaaaaaacaaaagaacgaTTGGACTCTTCGATCAATTCGAAATTGCGGAGATGAAATCAATGGCTCCCCTAAAGAACTAGAAAGAAAAAGTAAAACCCTAGCTAATAATTCCACAGTCCGTCCAGATTTGCAacaagaaaaaagatttttttgttaaaaatttaaaaaagaacaAATGTTGTTTTAGAAAATAGAATATAAAAACCCTAAGCATATCTGCATTGCCGCCAAAAGCGCACGCCCTCCAAAACCCTAGCGCAACAACCACCAGACAACAAATCAGAGCtaaaattaatcaaaagatatcaaaaagaaaTCACACGAACGACATGCGAAAGGATACTGGTTCATCAGCGACGTCTTTCCCACACTGTAGATCAAACCAAGAAGCATAGGATAGTTAgagaacaaaaattaaaaaaaccaaGAACAATAggttgaaaggaaaaaaaaaaaaaaaaaacaaagaaagaaagagaccGGGAGACCGAGGCGCATCTCCGAACCCTAGAAATCGCATCGATCCAAAGGTAGATCGACAGAATAACACGAGAATCGAGAGCGGAAAGAGCTCGGAAAGAGGATTAAAGGGAAGAAACCTACCCGCTGTCGCCGAGGACGATAACTTTGAGCAAGGTCCGCCTCCGCGTGGCCATGGCGGAAAGACAATTGCGATCCAAAAAGaacagtaaaaataaagaagagggGGAATACGACCTTTTTGATAAATCTAGAGAAAGCCCTTCACCTATTCCATTTATTGGAAAGACATAGAGAGGGATCTCGAGGGTTCCTTTTTGGCTTAAGCACGGCACGACGTGGGGCGGGCCGAGCAAAGAGCACAAGCGTCAGCGCCAGCGAGGCCTTAATTTGAATGAAATTACGGGGAGGGCGCTGCCGACGGACCATTGGGGCCGTACGCCCGATGGGTCTGGTGCCGTGATCCGCCAGGCTGTTGATTGATGTCTATTTGATGGGATCTTGTGGATCGGACGGCTAGTGATTGTTTGGAGAATGAGGGACGAGTTCGATGTAGGTAGTGTGGGTTAGGATCACAGTTGTTCCCACCACATTTCATAATAATAAAGTATATTGGATTAATTCGGACTAATCCGGTGTTTCTGTTCGACCCCCTTATCCATTCACGAGTTCCTTTCCCATTCAGTTATCCATCTATTTCAGCTTTACTCTGCTCTTTCCCTGCCCTTGCTTTCTTCGAGTACCAGCGGACTTCGATCATCATCAACGTAGAACGGGAAGAGCGCGACTTAAATGCAAAGGGACAAATTTTCAGGACACATCTAATTTCCATTGCCCTCACGTGTGGGTTACAACAGACCATTACTTTTTCCCTTCGATGTACGCAGTGCATGACATTAGGGTAACTCGTCAATAAATGTGATTGTTTTTAGCTGTAGCCCTTTGTTTAGTCCAAATAATCGCTTGGAAGAAGGATGGATAAAGAAGATGTTTAATATACTGAAAATGAAAGGAAGGAAGAatggataatatttatataaataattaatttaaaaataataaatataaataaaaaataattttaattatttatttataattataaaaatcatatattaaattaaaataattaataataaattttaataaaataaaatgaataaaaagataaaaaaatattaaaattttatcaaaaaattaattaaaaataattttatcaatataaaaattcATCACTCATGTAACATATTCATCCTTTCTCGCTTCTTTGCATTACGTGTGCATACATACAGATGCAGAAGATACCAAACTGTGGCTAAAAAGTTGATCAATTCTCATAAACATCCCTAACCTAAGATTCAGTCTCAGGTTTCTGGAATAGCCATAAAGAAACTTAACCAGCTGGCTTAGTTGACACCTTCAGCATTTTGACATAAGTTAGAACAGACTTGGTATGTAGGTCTCTTTAGGATGTCCAGCAAAGATCTACATTACAATAAAATAATTAACGAACTCCGGAAGCTGCAAAGACTGTAGTCTTACCAGATGGAGATTGAAACTTATAGTTGCAAACTTGCAGCAGCATCAGTCCAACTTaccattaaaaagaaaaaagtgcACAAGCAAAAAAATGCAGTAGAAATTAAGGAGGTGTTTAGTTCGCAACCGGAATTAAAAtgaaaatcgaaatcgaaatggcttgcaatcgaaattggaatggccaaatcctccaAAGGGTTTAGTTCGTGATCAGAAACGGAAtcggaatgaaaaattgaatctagaggagagtaggaattgagttctatatagattgaggcattcccattccaccccagaatcagaatcggaatggaactcctcccaaccaaacggttggaatggaagccacccattccaattctgattctagACCCCCACTCTCCCCAACCAAACCCCCTCTAAAACGACATGCAACAAATGAAATTTGTACATTCGTTGTATCCAATGGCTCCTGCTATAGTCAATTGAGATGCCTGATTCTGTTgtactctaataccacttgttaagagaggaagaaagaagaaagaaagagaaaaaataccaCAAACAAATCAAAGTAACATAGATTGACCTCAAGCTTATTTTTACGGaccgtgcaagcttcactatgaaagaaagaaaatcaaacaaatataagagaaactcaccactcaatccttgtacaaagatctctcaataagaagttcaaaaccctcacaaaagttctctaAAATCTCTTTTGAAG
Protein-coding regions in this window:
- the LOC105055106 gene encoding ras-related protein Rab7, whose product is MATRRRTLLKVIVLGDSGVGKTSLMNQYVHKKFSQQYKATIGADFVTKEILVDDRLVTLQIWDTAGQERFQSLGVAFYRGADCCVLVYDVNVLRSFDTLDNWHEEFLNQASPSDPKTFPFILLGNKIDVDGGNSRVVSEKKAKEWCASKGNIPYFETSAKEDYNVDAAFLCVAKLALEHDRDQDIYFQNIPEPIAEAEQSRGCAC